In the genome of Apodemus sylvaticus chromosome 2, mApoSyl1.1, whole genome shotgun sequence, one region contains:
- the LOC127677801 gene encoding disks large homolog 5-like, with product MFTRLRKLFGRARVDGRETRERRKETALSSESIEGRRRWSWGMRRAGRQTSSPETVLSKKQAKKEEEKLTTELQLITQERNEVNDRLISITEGAMNKRTFQRLNPMYEQMKLKEKEIKSFLHNLEMEKIEARENTQELKKEINFYSNLHSRLLMEKMLVKKRRVMLMQESKEVLLDWSLIEKYLVGLNMNGKDEQEKTSHLQTQHQVPEMVARAEISTDPEEGLLQNDFPPQEPPAEHHPQQPHNFLDESSST from the exons ATGTTTACCCGACTGAGAAAACTTTTTGGGAGAGCGAGGGTAGAtgggagagagactagagagaggaggaaggaaactgcCCTTTCTTCTGAGAGTATTGAAGGACGAAGGAGATGGTCTTGGGGAATGCGGA GGGCTGGCAGGCAAACATCATCCCCTGAAACTGTcctaagcaagaagcaggccaagaaggaagaggagaagctgaCCACAGAGCTGCAGCTCATTACCCAGGAGAGAAACGAGGTGAATGATCGCCTGATCTCCatcacagagggagccatgaacaagag GACCTTCCAGAGGCTGAATCCAATGTATGAACAAAtgaagttaaaggagaaggagatcAAGTCATTTCTTCACAACTTAGAGATGGAGAAGATTGAGGCCCGAGAGAACACCCAGGAGCTCAAGAAGGAGATTAACTTTTATAG CAACCTGCATAGCCGGCTCCTCATGGAGAAGATGCTTGTGAAGAAGAGAAGGGTCATGCTGATGCAGGAGAGCAAGGAAGTACTTCTTGACTGGTCTCTCATAGAGAAATACTTGGTTGGCTTGAATATGAATGGTAAAGACGAACAGGAGAAGACCAGCCACCTCCAAACCCAACATCAG GTCCCAGAAATGGtagcaagagctgaaatttccacagaCCCAGAAGAGGGTCTCCTGCAGAATGATTTCCCACCTCAGGAGCCCCCTGCAGAGCACCATCCTCAACAACCACATAATTTCCTGGATGAATCTTCCTCTACATAA